The Mesorhizobium sp. B1-1-8 genome contains a region encoding:
- a CDS encoding enoyl-CoA hydratase-related protein — MSFHPEPELRGHTLVVTVSSHDGRPVLDRRAYASLAKTLHEASVNDEVRVVVLRGLAGCFCLGGDFSEFLDATKHQQLIAAVTDMFRMLATFPKPVLACVDGDAVGVGCTILFHCDMVIASKGSTFRVPFVDFGLVPDAATSILAPQKLGYAGAFRFFCLGDTLGVEDAKALGLVGEIVEGSAEEVALARARQLAKKPVAALLQTRDLLKGDTDVLCDRIDHEISLFQQALQDDATLKRLQRIARLAA, encoded by the coding sequence ATGAGCTTCCATCCCGAACCGGAACTGCGCGGCCACACGCTGGTCGTCACGGTATCCTCGCATGACGGCCGCCCAGTGCTCGACAGGCGCGCCTATGCCAGCCTGGCAAAGACGCTCCACGAAGCCTCCGTCAATGACGAGGTCCGCGTGGTCGTGCTTCGCGGCCTCGCCGGCTGCTTCTGCCTCGGCGGCGACTTTTCGGAATTCTTGGACGCCACCAAGCACCAGCAGCTGATCGCCGCCGTCACCGACATGTTCCGCATGCTGGCGACCTTCCCCAAGCCGGTGCTTGCCTGCGTCGACGGCGACGCCGTCGGTGTCGGCTGCACCATCCTGTTCCACTGCGACATGGTGATCGCCTCCAAGGGGAGCACCTTCAGGGTGCCGTTCGTCGATTTCGGCCTCGTGCCGGACGCGGCAACCAGCATCCTTGCGCCCCAGAAGCTCGGCTACGCCGGCGCCTTCCGCTTCTTTTGCCTGGGCGATACGCTCGGCGTCGAAGACGCAAAGGCGCTCGGACTGGTCGGCGAGATCGTGGAGGGCAGCGCCGAGGAGGTGGCCTTGGCGCGGGCAAGGCAGCTGGCCAAGAAGCCGGTTGCCGCGCTCCTGCAGACCCGCGACCTGCTCAAGGGCGATACGGACGTGCTCTGCGACCGTATCGACCATGAGATATCGCTGTTCCAGCAGGCGCTGCAGGACGACGCCACCTTGAAGCGGCTGCAGCGGATAGCGCGCCTCGCTGCTTAA
- the ppk2 gene encoding polyphosphate kinase 2 — MKKAKEQAEAGPAAGPIKIRIDGKERTFDIDNPELPDWIEDNKLTAGGYPYDKKMKGEDHDKELEQLQIELVKAQAWLQATGKRVIALFEGRDAAGKGGTIFVLRQYMNPRTARNVALTKPTPTELGQWYYQRYVDHFPTSGEFVTFDRSWYNRAGVEPVMGFCTPHQHEKFLDETPHFERMISNEGIHFFKFWLNIGRETQLERFHDRRWSPLKNWKFSPIDVAGINKWDDYTRACDLMVERTHKEFAPWIIVRANDKRRARLAVLQRILLSLPYDSRDLDAIGKEDKKIIGEGPSFLET, encoded by the coding sequence ATGAAAAAAGCCAAGGAACAGGCCGAAGCCGGACCCGCCGCGGGACCGATCAAGATCAGGATCGATGGCAAGGAACGCACCTTCGACATCGACAATCCGGAGCTTCCGGACTGGATCGAGGACAACAAGCTGACCGCCGGCGGCTATCCCTACGACAAGAAGATGAAAGGCGAGGACCACGACAAGGAGCTCGAGCAGCTGCAGATCGAACTGGTCAAGGCGCAAGCCTGGCTGCAGGCGACCGGCAAGCGGGTGATCGCGCTGTTCGAGGGCCGCGACGCGGCCGGCAAGGGCGGCACGATTTTCGTGCTGAGGCAATACATGAACCCGCGCACGGCGCGCAACGTGGCGCTGACAAAGCCGACGCCCACCGAGCTCGGGCAATGGTACTATCAGCGCTACGTCGACCACTTCCCGACGTCAGGTGAGTTCGTCACATTTGACCGTTCCTGGTACAACCGTGCCGGCGTCGAGCCGGTGATGGGCTTCTGCACGCCGCACCAGCACGAGAAGTTCCTCGACGAGACGCCGCATTTCGAGCGCATGATCTCGAACGAGGGCATCCATTTCTTCAAATTCTGGCTGAACATCGGCCGCGAGACGCAGCTCGAACGGTTTCACGATCGTCGCTGGAGCCCGCTGAAGAACTGGAAGTTCTCGCCGATCGACGTCGCCGGCATCAACAAATGGGACGACTACACCAGGGCATGCGACCTCATGGTCGAGCGCACGCACAAGGAGTTCGCGCCCTGGATCATCGTGCGCGCCAACGACAAGCGCAGAGCGCGGCTTGCCGTCCTGCAGCGCATCCTGTTGTCGCTGCCTTATGACAGCCGCGACCTCGATGCCATCGGCAAAGAGGATAAAAAAATCATCGGTGAAGGGCCGTCGTTCCTGGAGACGTAG
- a CDS encoding helix-turn-helix transcriptional regulator encodes MLSHDRVWAAIDALAERYSLSASGLARRAGLDSTAFNKSKRLSSDGRPRWPSTESLAKIIEATGASLEEFTGLVEGRGGPSGPHPLRAVPLLGFAQAGAGGFFDDAGYPAGQGWDLVELPARTAETSYALKVQGDSMLPLYRNGDLLIVEPGAPVRKGDRVVVKTTAGEVMAKVLERRTVKSIVLVSLNPAHPDRDIPMRDVEWMARIVWASQ; translated from the coding sequence TTGCTCTCACACGATCGCGTATGGGCCGCCATCGACGCTCTTGCCGAACGCTATTCGCTGTCGGCTTCCGGCCTCGCCCGGCGTGCCGGGCTCGATTCGACCGCCTTCAACAAGTCCAAGCGCTTGTCCTCCGATGGCCGGCCGCGCTGGCCCTCGACCGAATCGCTGGCCAAGATCATCGAGGCCACCGGCGCCTCGCTGGAAGAATTCACCGGGCTGGTCGAGGGTCGCGGCGGCCCTTCCGGCCCGCACCCGCTCAGGGCCGTGCCATTGCTCGGCTTTGCCCAGGCGGGGGCCGGCGGCTTCTTCGATGACGCCGGCTATCCTGCCGGCCAGGGCTGGGATCTGGTCGAGCTTCCGGCACGAACGGCGGAAACCTCCTACGCGTTAAAGGTCCAGGGCGATTCCATGCTGCCGCTTTACCGCAACGGCGACCTGCTGATCGTCGAGCCTGGCGCGCCCGTCCGCAAAGGCGATCGCGTCGTCGTCAAGACCACCGCCGGCGAGGTGATGGCCAAGGTGCTCGAACGGCGGACTGTGAAATCGATCGTGCTGGTCTCGCTCAATCCCGCCCACCCGGACCGTGATATCCCGATGCGCGATGTCGAATGGATGGCGCGGATCGTCTGGGCAAGCCAGTAG
- a CDS encoding acyl-homoserine-lactone synthase produces the protein MLFSLTTHELMERPDLWEAVHRLRYRIFVEEMGWTDLERPDGLEIDQFDHDEAEHHLVIRNGELAGYQRMLPTTRPHLLTDVLSDLCEGASPSGPHVWELTRYAVAPGFRDGKRGVSTVGTELIAGFVEWGLKRDVNQVIIEFEPMWVLRALQLHFLATPLGYQRTYGNQQVVATLLTFTEHTLDVVRQRRSHFAPVLSRGYPGQLGLRQAS, from the coding sequence ATGCTTTTTTCCCTTACCACTCATGAACTGATGGAACGTCCCGACCTTTGGGAGGCGGTCCACCGCCTGCGCTACAGGATCTTCGTCGAGGAGATGGGATGGACCGATCTCGAGCGTCCGGACGGTCTCGAGATCGACCAGTTCGATCATGACGAGGCTGAGCACCACCTCGTCATCCGCAACGGCGAACTCGCCGGCTACCAGCGCATGCTGCCGACGACACGGCCGCATCTTCTGACCGATGTGCTGTCGGATCTCTGCGAAGGTGCGTCCCCCTCGGGGCCGCATGTCTGGGAGCTCACCCGCTATGCGGTGGCGCCGGGCTTTCGTGACGGCAAGCGCGGCGTCTCGACGGTCGGCACCGAGCTGATCGCCGGCTTCGTCGAATGGGGCCTCAAGCGCGACGTCAACCAGGTCATCATCGAGTTCGAGCCGATGTGGGTGCTGCGGGCGCTTCAGCTGCACTTCCTGGCGACGCCGCTCGGCTACCAGCGTACCTATGGCAACCAGCAGGTCGTGGCGACGCTGCTGACCTTCACCGAGCATACGCTGGATGTGGTGCGCCAGCGCCGCAGTCACTTCGCGCCGGTGCTGAGCAGGGGCTATCCCGGCCAGCTCGGCCTGAGGCAGGCTTCGTGA
- a CDS encoding lysine--tRNA ligase, with translation MTGSNILDLNPQMLAAAAESKAWPFEEARKIIARYKNKDFPETVLFETGYGPSGLPHIGTFGEVARTSMVRHAFRVLTEDKVKTKLLCFSDDMDGMRKIPDSVPDRMALEPYLHMPLTSVPDPFGGDYESFADHNNAMLCRFLDTFGFDYEFASATQYYKSGRFDAVLLRVAERYDEIMAVMLPTLGPERQATYSPFLPISPKSGRVLYVPMKHVDAKAGTITFDDEGTETTLPVTGGSVKLQWKPDFGMRWAALGVDFEMFGKDHQTNAVIYDRICNILGGRAPEHFVYELFLDENGQKISKSKGNGLTIDEWLTYAPTESLGLYMYQRPRQAKKLYFDVIPKAVDEYYAFLSAYPRQDWKEKLGNPVWHMHDGNPPAIDLPVPFALLLNLVSASNAHDKAVLWGFISRHAPGVTPKTHPELDRLTGYAIRYFDDFVKPTKVFRAADEVEREALAKLSEALGALPQGADGEAIQNAALNVARKIERYQDHSKQSPEGGPGVSVAFFQMIYQVLIGQERGPRFGSFAALYGIAETRALIERALAGQLAA, from the coding sequence ATGACGGGATCAAACATCCTCGATCTCAATCCGCAGATGCTTGCGGCCGCCGCCGAAAGCAAAGCCTGGCCGTTCGAGGAAGCCAGGAAGATCATCGCCCGCTACAAGAACAAGGACTTTCCCGAGACGGTCCTGTTCGAGACCGGCTACGGCCCGTCCGGCCTGCCGCATATCGGCACGTTCGGCGAAGTGGCGCGCACCTCGATGGTGCGCCATGCCTTCCGCGTGCTGACCGAAGACAAGGTCAAGACAAAGCTGCTCTGCTTTTCCGACGACATGGACGGCATGCGCAAGATCCCCGACAGCGTGCCGGACCGCATGGCGCTCGAGCCCTATCTGCACATGCCGCTGACCTCGGTGCCCGATCCGTTCGGCGGCGACTACGAAAGCTTCGCCGACCATAACAACGCGATGCTCTGCCGCTTCCTCGACACATTCGGCTTCGATTACGAGTTCGCCAGCGCGACGCAGTACTACAAGTCCGGACGCTTCGACGCCGTGCTGCTGCGCGTCGCCGAGCGCTATGACGAGATCATGGCGGTGATGCTGCCGACGCTCGGGCCGGAGCGCCAGGCAACCTACAGTCCATTCCTGCCGATCTCGCCTAAGAGCGGCCGCGTCCTCTACGTGCCGATGAAGCATGTCGACGCCAAAGCCGGCACTATCACCTTCGACGATGAAGGCACCGAGACCACGCTGCCGGTCACAGGCGGCAGCGTGAAGCTGCAGTGGAAGCCGGATTTCGGCATGCGCTGGGCAGCGCTCGGCGTCGATTTCGAGATGTTCGGCAAGGACCACCAGACCAATGCGGTCATCTACGACCGCATCTGCAACATCCTCGGCGGACGCGCGCCTGAGCATTTCGTCTACGAGCTGTTTCTCGACGAGAACGGCCAGAAGATCTCGAAGTCGAAAGGCAACGGCCTGACCATCGACGAGTGGCTGACCTACGCGCCGACCGAGAGCCTCGGCCTCTATATGTACCAGCGGCCGCGACAGGCAAAGAAACTCTATTTCGATGTCATCCCGAAGGCGGTCGACGAATATTATGCCTTCCTGTCCGCCTATCCGCGGCAGGACTGGAAGGAGAAGCTCGGCAACCCGGTTTGGCACATGCATGACGGCAATCCGCCGGCCATCGACCTGCCGGTGCCGTTCGCGCTGCTGCTCAATCTGGTCAGCGCCTCCAACGCGCATGACAAGGCGGTGCTGTGGGGCTTCATATCACGGCATGCGCCGGGCGTGACGCCGAAGACGCATCCTGAGCTCGACCGGCTGACCGGCTATGCGATCCGCTATTTCGACGACTTCGTGAAGCCGACCAAGGTTTTCCGGGCGGCCGACGAGGTCGAGCGCGAGGCGCTGGCGAAGCTTTCGGAGGCGCTTGGCGCGCTGCCGCAAGGCGCCGACGGCGAAGCGATCCAGAACGCCGCGCTCAACGTCGCGCGCAAGATCGAGCGTTATCAGGACCATTCCAAGCAGAGCCCGGAAGGCGGGCCCGGCGTTTCGGTCGCCTTCTTCCAGATGATCTACCAGGTGCTGATCGGGCAGGAGCGCGGACCGCGCTTCGGTTCCTTCGCCGCACTTTACGGCATCGCCGAAACGCGCGCGCTTATTGAGCGGGCGCTGGCTGGTCAGCTGGCGGCATAG
- a CDS encoding transporter substrate-binding domain-containing protein translates to MTFRWISLALISMLVGAALPFAGVAHAAQPQVPVLWDAKERLPKPDLSALPRLRFLTTTDFPPFNFLDGAGRLSGFHIDLARAICAELDVAEKCQIQALPWNELDGALQKGEGEAIIAGIAATAESRTKYAFSRSYLQFPARFIMPKTKAFTEPILDKLRSKRVGVIAGSAHEKMLRDYFGTVQVVRFDKPEELYADLKAGKIDAAFGDGMRFAFWLGGSDAAGCCRFAGGPYLAPEYLGSGMAIATRIGDPALAAAFDYALQEISIKGTFAEFYLRYFPVSFF, encoded by the coding sequence GTGACATTCCGGTGGATATCTCTGGCCCTGATCTCGATGCTGGTCGGCGCCGCGCTGCCGTTTGCCGGCGTGGCCCACGCCGCGCAACCGCAGGTGCCGGTGCTGTGGGACGCCAAGGAGCGGCTGCCCAAGCCCGACCTCTCCGCTTTGCCGAGGCTCCGATTCCTCACCACCACGGATTTCCCGCCGTTCAACTTCCTCGACGGCGCCGGCCGGCTTTCCGGCTTCCATATCGACCTCGCCAGAGCGATCTGCGCCGAACTCGACGTCGCCGAGAAATGCCAGATCCAGGCGCTGCCCTGGAACGAGCTTGATGGCGCGCTGCAGAAAGGCGAAGGCGAAGCGATTATCGCCGGTATCGCGGCGACGGCGGAAAGCCGCACGAAATACGCCTTCTCGCGCTCCTATCTGCAGTTTCCGGCACGCTTCATCATGCCGAAAACCAAGGCCTTCACCGAGCCGATCCTCGACAAGCTGCGCAGCAAGCGGGTCGGCGTCATCGCCGGTTCTGCACACGAGAAGATGCTGCGCGATTATTTCGGCACCGTTCAGGTCGTGCGCTTCGACAAGCCGGAGGAGCTCTATGCCGACCTCAAGGCGGGGAAGATCGACGCCGCCTTCGGCGACGGCATGCGCTTTGCCTTCTGGCTGGGCGGCTCCGACGCCGCCGGCTGCTGCCGCTTCGCCGGCGGCCCGTATCTGGCGCCGGAATATCTGGGCTCCGGCATGGCGATCGCTACCAGAATAGGCGACCCGGCGCTGGCCGCCGCCTTCGACTACGCGCTGCAGGAGATCTCGATCAAAGGCACCTTCGCCGAATTCTATCTGCGCTACTTCCCGGTCAGCTTTTTCTGA
- a CDS encoding thermonuclease family protein, with protein MRVLHFAFAVLAIPAMAALVIAGGRSLKGSESVVAVDRIDPADTLPAQDIGGAPEEPAPGEPATSAILAPAAPQPPKSMAHSRAIDPEVVAPPELSEEQLERVEPRAPLSELALAGPPKPRKSKMPDGRDGTKLFQPVASAAGVIEAKGYSVTVSGIDVVKDDETRSDEGKSWACGARARTAFRAFLRGRTLACAVPSQGGHDAVSTQCWVGKKDVGEWLVENGWARATQGGPYAEAGDKARAAKKGIFGAGPSLGGLPALPAAIGPAPAAPASILPAEEGAAMPPADQPAPAQ; from the coding sequence GTGCGGGTCCTCCATTTTGCCTTCGCGGTTCTGGCAATCCCGGCAATGGCCGCGCTGGTTATTGCCGGAGGCCGCTCGCTGAAGGGCAGCGAAAGCGTCGTCGCGGTCGATCGGATCGATCCGGCCGATACGCTTCCAGCGCAAGACATCGGCGGGGCGCCCGAGGAACCGGCGCCCGGGGAACCGGCGACCTCCGCCATTCTGGCGCCGGCCGCTCCGCAGCCGCCGAAGTCGATGGCGCATTCGCGGGCAATCGATCCGGAAGTCGTGGCGCCGCCCGAACTCTCCGAGGAGCAGTTGGAGCGCGTCGAGCCGCGCGCGCCGCTCAGCGAGCTGGCGCTAGCCGGCCCGCCCAAACCGCGCAAATCGAAGATGCCGGACGGCCGCGACGGCACCAAGCTGTTCCAGCCGGTCGCTTCCGCCGCCGGCGTTATTGAGGCGAAAGGCTATTCTGTCACCGTTTCGGGTATCGACGTGGTGAAGGACGATGAGACCCGCAGCGATGAAGGCAAATCCTGGGCGTGCGGTGCGCGTGCCCGGACCGCATTCCGTGCCTTCCTGCGCGGGCGGACGCTAGCCTGCGCGGTTCCTTCGCAAGGCGGGCACGACGCCGTTTCCACGCAGTGCTGGGTCGGCAAAAAGGATGTCGGCGAGTGGCTGGTGGAAAACGGCTGGGCGCGCGCCACGCAAGGCGGCCCTTATGCCGAGGCGGGCGACAAGGCGCGCGCGGCCAAGAAAGGCATCTTCGGCGCGGGGCCAAGTCTTGGCGGCCTGCCGGCATTGCCGGCCGCTATTGGCCCGGCGCCCGCCGCGCCGGCCTCCATCCTGCCGGCGGAAGAAGGCGCCGCTATGCCGCCAGCTGACCAGCCAGCGCCCGCTCAATAA
- a CDS encoding LuxR family transcriptional regulator: MGMFDRTLEYIDQLQHANTAAAVCERLLGVTSTFGLTALMAGTVPQPGTPRGQQKDHVLLCDWPGEWLERYVARNYVDHDPVVSHMKQLQAPFQWREASQAITIDKNSGEVMGDAREFRLRDGLAFPLVTLDGQIVMVSLGGESVDLSEAEFGMVSLVSTYAIGRAMQLHTMADKVIDHVELTPRERECLQWAAVGKSEWEISQILGISEHTSEKHLLNAKSKLGAANRVQAVAEAIRRGYIS; the protein is encoded by the coding sequence ATGGGCATGTTCGACAGAACGCTGGAATATATAGATCAGCTGCAGCACGCCAACACCGCAGCCGCGGTGTGCGAGCGGCTGCTCGGCGTCACCTCGACATTCGGCCTGACGGCGCTGATGGCCGGAACCGTGCCGCAGCCCGGCACGCCGCGCGGCCAGCAGAAAGACCATGTGCTGCTCTGCGACTGGCCTGGCGAGTGGCTGGAGCGCTACGTGGCCCGCAACTATGTCGACCACGACCCGGTCGTCAGCCACATGAAGCAGCTGCAGGCTCCCTTTCAGTGGCGGGAGGCCTCGCAGGCCATCACCATCGACAAGAACAGCGGCGAGGTCATGGGCGACGCCCGCGAGTTCAGGCTTCGCGACGGCCTTGCCTTCCCGTTGGTCACGCTCGACGGCCAGATCGTCATGGTCTCGCTGGGCGGCGAGTCCGTCGACCTGTCGGAGGCCGAGTTCGGAATGGTCTCGCTGGTGTCGACCTACGCCATTGGTCGCGCCATGCAGCTTCACACGATGGCCGACAAGGTCATCGATCACGTAGAATTGACGCCGCGCGAACGCGAATGCCTCCAATGGGCGGCTGTCGGCAAGTCCGAGTGGGAAATTTCACAGATTCTCGGCATCTCCGAGCACACCTCCGAGAAACACCTTCTTAACGCCAAAAGCAAACTCGGCGCCGCCAATCGTGTGCAAGCCGTCGCGGAGGCGATTAGGCGCGGCTATATCAGCTAG
- a CDS encoding tellurite resistance TerB family protein produces the protein MPLTPHEALIYLMVITSASDRDMTDVELARIGDVCRSWPVFVDFRHERLIAVAQACQKALQDKDGLEGVLTRAAEALPERLRDTAYAAAFEVAAVDLEMRLEEVRVLQLIRLKLDLDTLTVAAIARAAKARLRTLT, from the coding sequence ATGCCTTTGACGCCGCACGAAGCGCTGATCTACCTGATGGTCATCACCTCGGCTTCCGATCGCGACATGACCGATGTCGAACTGGCACGGATAGGCGACGTCTGCCGCTCATGGCCGGTGTTCGTCGACTTCAGGCACGAAAGGCTGATCGCCGTCGCCCAGGCCTGCCAGAAGGCCCTGCAAGACAAGGACGGACTGGAAGGCGTGCTCACGCGTGCCGCCGAGGCGCTGCCCGAGCGGCTGCGCGATACCGCCTACGCGGCCGCGTTCGAGGTCGCCGCCGTCGATCTCGAAATGCGCCTGGAGGAAGTGCGGGTGCTGCAGCTCATCCGCCTCAAGCTCGATCTCGACACGCTGACCGTCGCGGCGATCGCCCGCGCGGCCAAAGCGCGTCTGCGCACGCTTACGTGA